Proteins found in one Allorhizobium pseudoryzae genomic segment:
- a CDS encoding AraC family transcriptional regulator has product MTSLPNPMSFESQRLVRQRLLELAGLLAPNEGYNPTGLSGLRILRTETVLHDVPVLYKPGAVFVLQGRKQGILEGDVYLYDEEHYLSVSVPVPFRMESVASVDRPLLAIYVEFDMPLAAEIASLIEKRSSGTSAAKARSLVSSKMGPDILDVLLRLLKALTDPVETAVLGKGILRELHYRVLVGPQGGAMISALQQRGTLGKIVQSLARLRETYRSDVSVAALASDAGMSIPSYHAHFKALTGSSPMQYVKAMRLHEARLMIARQDMAIAEVALSVGYVSPAQFSRDFKRHFRRTASEEARWVRQHLGALAFGA; this is encoded by the coding sequence ATGACTTCATTGCCAAATCCTATGAGTTTCGAAAGCCAGCGGCTTGTGCGTCAGCGGCTGTTGGAGCTGGCAGGACTGCTTGCCCCAAATGAGGGTTACAATCCGACGGGACTTTCAGGACTTCGCATTCTGAGGACCGAAACGGTGCTTCATGACGTCCCGGTGCTCTACAAGCCGGGTGCCGTCTTCGTGTTGCAGGGACGCAAGCAGGGCATTCTGGAAGGCGACGTCTATCTCTACGACGAGGAGCACTATCTCTCGGTCTCCGTGCCCGTTCCGTTCCGTATGGAATCCGTCGCCAGCGTGGATCGGCCGCTGCTGGCGATCTATGTGGAATTCGACATGCCGTTAGCCGCCGAGATCGCCTCCCTCATCGAGAAGCGGTCCTCCGGGACGTCGGCCGCCAAGGCAAGAAGTCTTGTATCCAGCAAGATGGGACCCGATATCCTGGACGTATTGCTGCGACTGTTGAAAGCCCTGACTGATCCTGTGGAGACTGCGGTGCTGGGCAAGGGCATCTTGCGCGAGTTGCACTATCGGGTTCTCGTTGGCCCCCAAGGTGGGGCGATGATCTCGGCGCTGCAGCAGAGAGGTACGCTCGGAAAAATCGTGCAGAGTCTCGCCCGGCTGCGTGAGACGTACCGCTCAGACGTCTCCGTCGCTGCTCTGGCAAGCGACGCCGGCATGAGCATTCCGTCCTATCACGCCCATTTCAAAGCCCTGACCGGCAGTAGCCCGATGCAATACGTCAAGGCCATGCGGCTTCATGAGGCCAGATTGATGATTGCGCGCCAGGACATGGCGATCGCGGAAGTCGCTCTCTCGGTTGGCTATGTCAGCCCCGCTCAGTTTAGCCGCGACTTCAAACGTCACTTCCGCCGCACCGCGTCGGAAGAGGCGAGATGGGTCCGCCAGCATCTCGGCGCGCTGGCGTTTGGAGCATAG
- a CDS encoding glycosyltransferase family 2 protein — MAFSFKVSADVQAVPSGGEHAWQSNGDDPFFDLRFTNFREPVIVIHLRTETGLLDPKIYIDRGAGYREKDAVSFEPGASFVFLADVGRSGLLRHLRVDPASFPCRFHLSFEFHPDRATAEAAISVRLASDMVGAARQDLGKLPRFALPVPKLSFRRNRSDAQKYADAHYELAGRESFPLRPFADETWLSIIVPVYNAPPRYLNDLVRSFRQQHVAGVELILSDDASPSEETRHWLASTKRPKNVHVVRNERNGGIGMATNAGLVTAKGTWVTFLDHDDVFAPHALKMIAQALQQHPDMMFLYTDELVVDDKLHPKGLLLKPAYDPVLLSGVNYINHFSVYRRDRLVAVGALREGFDGSQDYDMLLRYLKGVPDHKVFHLPYPAYWWRRNGQTYSRRFLDSATDAARRALRDRYAASAEDGLSVGPALTETLHRLQFTQPETVGLPELSVIVPSKDSFELIERVLRDLYEKTDYPNLEVIVVDNGSTDPRVLALYDRYQKDSPGFQALVTEEKFNFARSINRGMQAATGEHFLVLNNDIEVIDGAWLREMVDCLHYGDVGIVGAKLLYPNDKIQHAGVIAGFGGLAGHWYLNKPKDFGGPMNRLHVRNSMTCVTGAAMLISKACANAVGPWDEENFAVAYNDVDYCLRAYKAGFRSVWTPFACLYHHESVSRGSDMIGERKRRFEREKDNLRRIHATTVFDDPALNPGYEKRHSTPSLEAPRLLAKPRTWWP; from the coding sequence ATGGCGTTCAGTTTTAAGGTTAGTGCCGATGTCCAGGCTGTGCCCTCCGGTGGCGAACACGCGTGGCAAAGCAACGGCGACGACCCCTTTTTCGACTTGCGCTTCACGAATTTTCGCGAACCCGTCATCGTCATCCACCTGAGAACCGAGACGGGTCTGCTGGATCCGAAGATCTACATTGATCGGGGTGCGGGCTACCGGGAAAAGGATGCGGTATCCTTCGAGCCCGGAGCGTCCTTCGTTTTTCTGGCCGATGTCGGCCGAAGCGGTCTTCTCCGGCATTTGCGGGTGGATCCTGCAAGCTTCCCCTGTCGGTTCCATCTGTCCTTTGAGTTCCATCCGGACCGGGCTACGGCGGAGGCCGCCATTTCGGTCAGGCTGGCGTCAGATATGGTGGGGGCCGCCAGGCAGGATCTCGGAAAACTGCCTCGATTTGCGCTGCCGGTGCCAAAACTCTCGTTTCGGCGCAACCGGAGCGACGCCCAGAAATATGCCGATGCGCATTATGAACTGGCGGGGCGGGAATCCTTTCCGCTGCGCCCCTTCGCGGACGAGACATGGCTCAGCATTATCGTTCCGGTCTACAATGCACCGCCGCGCTACCTCAACGACCTCGTGCGCTCCTTCCGGCAGCAGCATGTGGCAGGGGTGGAACTCATTCTCAGCGACGATGCATCACCCTCGGAGGAAACGCGTCACTGGCTTGCCAGCACCAAACGCCCGAAGAATGTCCATGTGGTGCGCAACGAACGCAATGGCGGTATCGGCATGGCCACGAATGCCGGCCTTGTGACGGCGAAGGGCACATGGGTGACCTTTCTCGATCATGACGACGTCTTTGCGCCGCACGCCCTGAAGATGATCGCGCAGGCGCTTCAGCAGCATCCCGACATGATGTTCCTCTATACCGATGAACTGGTCGTGGATGACAAACTGCATCCGAAGGGTCTCCTGCTGAAGCCCGCCTATGATCCCGTGTTGCTGTCCGGCGTCAACTACATCAACCACTTCTCGGTCTATCGGCGGGATCGTCTTGTTGCTGTGGGCGCATTGAGGGAAGGCTTCGACGGTTCGCAGGATTACGACATGCTGCTGCGTTATCTGAAGGGGGTGCCGGACCACAAGGTTTTTCATCTGCCCTATCCGGCCTACTGGTGGCGGCGCAACGGACAGACCTATTCCCGCCGTTTCCTCGACAGTGCGACGGATGCCGCGCGGCGAGCACTCAGGGATCGGTATGCGGCGTCTGCTGAGGATGGGCTCAGTGTCGGACCTGCCCTGACGGAAACCTTGCACCGGCTTCAGTTCACCCAACCGGAGACTGTCGGTCTACCAGAGCTTTCGGTGATCGTTCCGAGCAAGGACAGTTTCGAACTGATCGAACGGGTGCTCCGGGATCTCTACGAAAAGACCGATTATCCGAACCTTGAGGTGATCGTTGTCGATAACGGATCGACCGATCCGCGTGTGCTCGCCCTCTACGATCGTTATCAGAAAGACAGTCCCGGTTTTCAGGCGCTGGTCACGGAGGAGAAATTCAACTTCGCCCGCTCGATCAATCGCGGCATGCAGGCGGCCACGGGTGAGCATTTCCTGGTTCTCAACAACGATATCGAAGTGATCGATGGCGCCTGGTTGCGGGAAATGGTCGATTGCCTGCACTACGGCGATGTCGGCATCGTTGGCGCCAAATTGCTGTATCCGAACGACAAGATCCAGCATGCCGGCGTCATTGCCGGTTTCGGCGGCCTGGCCGGCCATTGGTATCTCAACAAGCCGAAGGATTTCGGCGGTCCGATGAACCGGCTGCATGTGCGAAACTCGATGACCTGCGTGACAGGCGCCGCCATGCTGATCTCCAAGGCCTGCGCAAATGCCGTCGGTCCCTGGGACGAAGAGAATTTCGCCGTCGCCTATAATGATGTCGATTATTGCCTGAGAGCCTACAAGGCCGGGTTCCGCTCGGTCTGGACCCCCTTTGCCTGCCTGTATCACCACGAATCGGTCTCGCGCGGCTCCGACATGATCGGCGAACGCAAACGACGCTTTGAGCGGGAAAAGGATAATCTGCGCCGGATCCACGCCACGACCGTATTCGATGACCCTGCGCTTAATCCCGGTTATGAAAAGCGCCACTCCACCCCATCCCTGGAGGCCCCGCGCCTGTTGGCCAAGCCCCGAACCTGGTGGCCCTGA
- a CDS encoding glycosyltransferase family 4 protein yields the protein MPKPRAGGRAGFDPTRIRRIVAFRKGPNPTFTYYLEERLKRISVPVEIIDLQASTAPLDPVGSYVILCRYALPRQIWWLLKHRRQLAGLALMIDDDIAATVTEGQGKFGYRLYLLGIAIAPLLILNRFFTHIWPATGMLADRLGIPDVVAPLPPPETWRVPTPKTSRTALKMIYHATGAHDLEHQFLVPIVARVLEQCPDVRFEVVASGNSARLWKDLDNLGNRVELIPESRWPDYLRRTAEEGADLVLVPLLPGRVNDVRSDTKRVDVARMGAAAVFSRSLAYERCTVPEEILVDDDPERWVERIVRLLKDETERQVSAEAVQASVVRMMERASPFLPGLEQCMQALDERVGRV from the coding sequence TTGCCGAAACCCCGTGCCGGTGGAAGGGCAGGTTTTGATCCGACGCGGATCCGCCGCATCGTCGCTTTCCGGAAGGGACCCAACCCCACCTTCACCTATTATCTGGAAGAACGCCTGAAACGCATCTCGGTCCCCGTGGAGATCATCGATCTGCAGGCATCAACAGCGCCGCTCGATCCGGTCGGCAGCTATGTCATCCTCTGCCGTTATGCCTTGCCGCGGCAGATCTGGTGGCTGCTGAAACATCGCCGGCAACTGGCGGGCCTCGCTCTGATGATCGATGACGATATTGCCGCGACGGTCACCGAAGGACAGGGCAAGTTTGGCTATCGCCTCTATCTGCTCGGTATCGCCATCGCGCCCCTGCTCATCCTGAACCGGTTTTTCACCCATATCTGGCCGGCGACGGGCATGCTGGCCGATCGCCTCGGCATCCCGGACGTTGTCGCTCCGCTGCCGCCGCCAGAAACCTGGCGTGTTCCGACGCCGAAAACGTCGCGCACGGCATTGAAGATGATCTACCATGCCACCGGTGCGCATGATCTGGAACATCAATTTCTTGTGCCGATCGTGGCGCGCGTTCTGGAGCAATGCCCTGATGTTCGGTTCGAAGTCGTCGCGTCCGGAAATTCCGCTCGTCTGTGGAAGGACCTTGATAACCTGGGCAATCGGGTGGAGCTGATCCCGGAAAGCCGGTGGCCCGATTACCTGCGGCGGACAGCGGAGGAGGGGGCTGATCTGGTGCTCGTTCCGCTGCTGCCCGGCCGCGTCAACGATGTCCGCTCGGACACGAAACGGGTCGATGTGGCACGCATGGGCGCGGCAGCGGTGTTTTCACGCAGCCTTGCCTACGAACGATGCACGGTGCCCGAAGAAATCCTGGTGGATGACGATCCAGAGCGCTGGGTGGAACGGATTGTCCGCCTCCTCAAGGACGAGACGGAGCGACAGGTTTCGGCAGAGGCTGTGCAAGCATCGGTCGTACGAATGATGGAGCGCGCTTCTCCATTTCTCCCCGGCCTGGAACAGTGTATGCAGGCCTTGGATGAGCGGGTTGGTAGGGTTTGA